The following proteins come from a genomic window of Sphaerisporangium rubeum:
- a CDS encoding ABC transporter permease codes for MAALTPTVLPDVEAPASRTARPRRVRGWRGVVLALAGLYFVVPLLASFVFTVNDPVRGFTLDAYLEIFGAEGFVPSLLLSLGLAAATIVVVLVLTLPAMLAVRLTAPRLRPVMEVLCTLPLVVPPITFVAGIGTVLRWGPDHLAATPFYQTVIAVQDPAFPVVLVIAYVVLALPFVYRALDSGLGAMDVRTLVEAARNCGASWPHVLLRVVVPNLASGLASASFLTLALVLGEYTVARLLGFQPFSVWIVTISGSDAAMSVAVSIFSLLLTWLLLLVLSTAGTNRRSRS; via the coding sequence ATGGCTGCGCTGACCCCCACCGTCCTCCCCGACGTCGAGGCCCCCGCGTCCCGTACGGCCCGGCCCCGCCGGGTGCGGGGGTGGCGCGGCGTGGTGCTCGCGCTCGCCGGGCTGTACTTCGTGGTGCCGCTGCTCGCGTCGTTCGTGTTCACCGTGAACGACCCCGTGCGGGGGTTCACGCTCGACGCCTACCTGGAGATCTTCGGCGCCGAGGGCTTCGTGCCGAGTCTGCTGCTGTCGCTCGGGCTCGCCGCCGCGACCATCGTGGTGGTGCTGGTCCTGACGCTGCCGGCGATGCTCGCCGTACGGCTCACCGCGCCGCGGCTGCGGCCGGTCATGGAGGTGCTGTGCACCCTGCCGCTGGTGGTGCCGCCGATCACGTTCGTGGCCGGCATCGGCACCGTGCTGCGGTGGGGGCCCGACCACCTGGCCGCCACGCCGTTCTACCAGACCGTGATCGCCGTCCAGGATCCGGCGTTCCCGGTGGTGCTGGTCATCGCGTACGTCGTGCTGGCGCTGCCGTTCGTGTACCGGGCCCTGGACTCCGGGCTCGGCGCCATGGACGTGCGCACGCTCGTGGAGGCGGCACGCAACTGCGGCGCCTCATGGCCGCACGTACTGCTGCGGGTCGTCGTGCCGAACCTCGCGTCCGGGCTCGCGAGCGCGTCGTTCCTGACGCTGGCGCTGGTGCTCGGCGAGTACACCGTGGCGCGGCTGCTCGGGTTCCAGCCGTTCTCGGTGTGGATCGTCACGATCTCCGGGTCCGACGCCGCCATGTCGGTCGCCGTGTCCATCTTCAGCCTGCTGCTGACATGGCTGCTGCTGCTCGTCCTGTCCACCGCGGGAACCAACAGAAGGAGTCGGTCGTGA